The Fusarium keratoplasticum isolate Fu6.1 chromosome 4, whole genome shotgun sequence genome contains the following window.
CCATCCCTTTATACCCGACTGACCACCCGGTCAAGATCTCTCCCCTTTAGCCCTGGAACTCCTGcgccttgctctcctcccACTTTCCGGGGATGAGAGCCAGGGGCACGATACCAGAGACGTGCATCTCAGGGCCAAAgatcttggcgttgaggCCGAGCTCCTGGGTGGCGGCCTTCATGTTCTTGAGGCCCTCCTGGTAGTTGGGGCCAGCACGTCGCACCCAGATCTGGACGTTGTGCTCGTTCAGCCTGGGAGCAAAGTCCCGCAGCGCCCGGATGACACCCTTGAAGGTGCTGGCGACGTTGGTGAAGTTGGCAATACCACCACCAATGAACAggaccttgcccttgtcggACTGGGGAGCACGgagaaggaggtcaaggacggTTCGGGCGTAGTGGTAGGTCTGGGACTCGGTGGGAGCACCAGAGTACTCGCCGTAGTTGGCAAGCTCATCAGCAAAGCCGGCAGAGGCAATGGCATCGGCGTAGACGACCGaggcaccaccaccagcgaCCAGAGTCCAGATACGGCCCTTGGCGTTAAGGACGGTAAGCTTGAGAGAAGCACCAGTCTTAGCATCGAGGTCAGCGATGTaagcctcctccttggtcagCTCACGGCCGAAGGGGGCAGGGAACTCCATGGGAGGACCAGCATCgatgttgaccttgtcgccggTAGAAGAGGCGACGTTGGTAAGGCCAAGGGCAGCAGGAGATCGGGCAATAGCCCACTTGACACCACACTCAAAGTCGGCAGTCTGGTCGAGCTTGGCAGCAAGATCCAGGAAGTGGACAGCAGCAGAGGTCTTGTCCTCGTTGGGGATCACCACCAGGGGGTTGATCTCGAGGTAGGTGAACTGGCAGTCGACATAGACGGCATACAGACGGGTGATGAAGTCGACGAGGACATTGTGGACGCCCTCGGGGACGTTCTTGAGGAGAGTAGCAGCAATCTCCTCGTTGGAGGGGTACTCAGCGAGGTCAACGGGGATCAAgagcttctcagccttggcgtcaacatcaccgacatcaacaccaccctcGTGGGTGAAGAGGATCCAGTCGCCCTATGGTCAATCGATATTAGTAAAAGCTCACACACGGAGATGGATCGGTGGTCCGGAGCATTCGGTAGATTTCCGACGGAGGGGCCCGAGCAGGCCAGGGGGCGGTCCGAAGGGTCCTTATCGCGGCATCCGTTC
Protein-coding sequences here:
- a CDS encoding ATP citrate synthase is translated as MSAKSILEADGKAILNYHLTRAPVIKPSPLPPPAKHNPPTRLASLYFPEDANVDDILNQAEVTYPWLLQSDAKFVAKPDQLIKRRGKSGLLALNKTWAEAKAWVAERAGKEQQVEHTTGVLRQFLIEPFVPHPQDTEYYININSVRDGDWILFTHEGGVDVGDVDAKAEKLLIPVDLAEYPSNEEIAATLLKNVPEGVHNVLVDFITRLYAVYVDCQFTYLEINPLVVIPNEDKTSAAVHFLDLAAKLDQTADFECGVKWAIARSPAALGLTNVASSTGDKVNIDAGPPMEFPAPFGRELTKEEAYIADLDAKTGASLKLTVLNAKGRIWTLVAGGGASVVYADAIASAGFADELANYGEYSGAPTESQTYHYARTVLDLLLRAPQSDKGKVLFIGGGIANFTNVASTFKGVIRALRDFAPRLNEHNVQIWVRRAGPNYQEGLKNMKAATQELGLNAKIFGPEMHVSGIVPLALIPGKWEESKAQEFQG